In one window of Duganella dendranthematis DNA:
- a CDS encoding DUF3311 domain-containing protein yields the protein MRYLLALPFIGLLWLPFYNKELPSLFGFPFFYWYQFAWVPLTALIIWVVYQSDKKKGVE from the coding sequence GTGCGCTATCTGCTTGCCCTACCCTTCATTGGCCTCCTCTGGCTGCCCTTCTATAACAAAGAACTGCCCTCGCTGTTCGGCTTCCCTTTCTTCTACTGGTATCAGTTTGCCTGGGTGCCGCTGACGGCGCTGATCATCTGGGTGGTGTACCAGAGCGACAAGAAGAAGGGAGTTGAATAA